A genome region from Thalassococcus arenae includes the following:
- a CDS encoding glycosyltransferase, with protein sequence MTPVDVVLIGRNEGDRLIAALAAAQGQVRQLVYVDSGSTDGSVHAAQAAGAKTVALDMATPFTAARARNAGFDALDDPRFVMFVDGDCTLVPGFVDAARLHLEANPQVGMVTGWRSEIHRDASLYNQLCDWEWRRPAGEILSCGGDMMVRAALWRDVGGMNPQVIAAEDDEICCRFRKAGWKLHRVPVEMTRHDAGMTRFGQWWARAVRTGHGFAQVGHLHPDHFVIERKRVLVYGAILPLVFLLGLFTTPWLCLAVLALYAANYFRTARGLIRDGLPARQAWRHSVLLTLSKIPNMIGMALYRLRRLRGHDMRIIEYK encoded by the coding sequence ATGACACCGGTGGATGTCGTTCTGATCGGCCGCAACGAGGGCGACCGGCTGATCGCGGCATTGGCTGCCGCCCAGGGTCAGGTCAGGCAGTTGGTCTATGTCGACAGCGGATCGACCGATGGCAGCGTCCACGCGGCGCAAGCAGCCGGCGCCAAGACCGTTGCGTTGGACATGGCGACGCCATTTACAGCGGCGCGCGCCCGGAACGCGGGGTTCGACGCCCTGGACGACCCGCGATTCGTGATGTTCGTGGACGGCGATTGCACGTTGGTTCCCGGTTTCGTCGACGCCGCGCGCTTGCATCTGGAAGCCAACCCGCAGGTCGGCATGGTGACCGGCTGGCGATCGGAAATTCACCGTGATGCGTCTCTGTACAACCAACTTTGCGATTGGGAATGGCGCCGCCCCGCGGGTGAAATCCTGTCTTGCGGCGGCGACATGATGGTGCGGGCCGCGCTTTGGCGCGATGTGGGCGGCATGAACCCGCAAGTCATCGCGGCCGAGGATGACGAAATCTGCTGTCGCTTTCGCAAGGCCGGCTGGAAACTGCACCGCGTGCCCGTCGAAATGACCCGCCACGACGCGGGCATGACACGGTTCGGGCAGTGGTGGGCGCGGGCGGTGCGCACGGGCCATGGGTTTGCCCAGGTGGGCCACCTCCATCCCGACCACTTCGTCATCGAACGCAAGCGGGTGCTGGTCTACGGGGCGATCCTGCCGCTGGTATTCCTGCTGGGTTTGTTCACGACGCCTTGGCTTTGTCTGGCGGTTCTTGCGCTATACGCGGCGAACTATTTTCGCACTGCGCGCGGTCTGATCCGCGATGGTCTTCCTGCACGGCAAGCGTGGCGGCATTCCGTCCTTTTGACCCTGTCCAAGATCCCGAACATGATCGGCATGGCGCTCTACCGTTTGCGCCGCCTGCGTGGCCACGACATGCGCATCATTGAGTACAAGTGA
- a CDS encoding glycosyltransferase family 4 protein → MTPPKLAYLTGEYPRASDTFIQREVAALRALGHEVLTCSIRTTGHEHLVGPEQRQEHAGTFKVLDACKSPLRLMRAHLRWMKHPVRYMQALALAWRTAPKGVRGRVYNLIYFAEAAVLAAHLADEGVDHLHNHIAKASCTVAMLASALSGIPYSFTIHGPDIFFEPHHWRIDEKAARAAFVACISEYCRAQLMCFADQAHWDRFHIVHCGVDVSRYAMSRHNGANLLFVGRLAAVKGVPVLFDALRRIDIAGTRLTMIGDGPERSDLERRAQGLPIEFVGYKSQSDVARALADTDVFVLPSFAEGVPVVLMEAMAARVPVVATQIAGIPELVEHGVSGFLVPPGDAIALQSAIQTLLNDPDRRRSMGEKGRNRVESAFEIRAEAAWLSQLFTGYNAGRPPRGKRP, encoded by the coding sequence GTGACACCCCCAAAACTGGCCTACCTGACCGGCGAATATCCCCGCGCCTCCGACACGTTCATCCAGCGCGAAGTCGCAGCGCTGCGTGCGCTTGGACACGAGGTCTTGACCTGTTCGATCCGAACCACCGGACACGAACATCTGGTCGGACCGGAACAACGCCAAGAACATGCTGGCACGTTCAAGGTTCTCGATGCCTGCAAATCTCCTCTGCGCCTGATGCGCGCGCATCTTCGATGGATGAAACACCCGGTTCGCTACATGCAGGCCCTTGCGCTTGCATGGCGCACCGCGCCCAAAGGAGTCCGGGGCCGGGTGTACAACCTGATCTATTTCGCAGAGGCCGCCGTGCTGGCGGCGCATCTTGCCGACGAAGGCGTCGACCACCTTCACAACCACATCGCCAAGGCGTCCTGCACCGTGGCGATGCTGGCCTCGGCGTTGTCGGGCATCCCTTACAGCTTTACCATTCACGGACCCGACATCTTTTTCGAACCGCATCACTGGCGCATCGACGAAAAGGCCGCGCGCGCCGCATTCGTCGCCTGCATCAGCGAATACTGCCGGGCGCAGTTGATGTGTTTCGCCGACCAGGCGCATTGGGACCGGTTCCATATCGTGCATTGCGGGGTCGACGTATCGCGCTATGCGATGTCTCGGCACAACGGCGCCAACCTGCTGTTTGTAGGGCGTCTGGCCGCGGTCAAAGGCGTGCCCGTTCTGTTCGACGCATTGCGACGGATCGATATTGCCGGAACCCGGCTGACCATGATCGGTGACGGGCCCGAACGTTCGGATCTGGAACGCCGGGCGCAAGGTTTGCCGATAGAGTTCGTCGGCTACAAATCGCAATCGGACGTCGCCAGGGCCTTGGCGGATACCGACGTTTTCGTGCTGCCCAGTTTTGCAGAAGGCGTCCCGGTCGTGTTGATGGAAGCGATGGCCGCAAGGGTGCCGGTGGTGGCCACGCAGATCGCCGGCATCCCGGAGCTGGTGGAACACGGTGTAAGCGGGTTTCTTGTACCGCCGGGCGACGCAATCGCGCTGCAGAGTGCGATTCAAACCCTCTTGAACGATCCAGACCGGCGCCGGAGCATGGGCGAAAAGGGTCGAAACAGGGTCGAATCCGCCTTCGAAATCCGGGCAGAGGCCGCATGGTTGTCTCAGCTGTTCACTGGCTACAACGCGGGCAGGCCGCCCCGGGGAAAACGTCCATGA
- a CDS encoding NAD-dependent epimerase/dehydratase family protein, giving the protein MGDVTRILLTGATGFVGRATVAAARRRGIEVTAVIRSPAPAAWAGDAEIETVRADLSDPQSVDILRSAMQNAQAVIHAAAHLGGDPAAHERDTLSGTDRVLAAMNGTETRLVLVSSITVYDTMALKLGDTLTETSPLERADTARDAYTAAKLQQEEMVRASRRPAWLIRPGAVWGPGRTWHALMGFWVSRLFVRIGGEDGELPLVHVDHLAEMLVQAALTDPRGVTALNAVDDDRPSRARFVRAHRRATGWPRLVLPIGYGFWMAMTAVLSPIARHLPGLFQVPIARARLMPLHYPNTALRAALGGADRADFETVLAQSVGDHR; this is encoded by the coding sequence ATGGGCGACGTGACCCGCATCCTCTTGACCGGCGCCACCGGCTTTGTCGGGCGCGCCACGGTCGCAGCAGCGCGTCGGCGTGGCATCGAGGTGACCGCGGTAATCCGTTCTCCTGCGCCGGCAGCATGGGCAGGTGATGCCGAAATCGAGACTGTGCGTGCCGATTTGTCGGATCCCCAAAGCGTCGATATCTTGCGCAGCGCCATGCAGAACGCCCAGGCCGTCATTCACGCAGCCGCCCATCTGGGTGGCGATCCCGCCGCCCATGAACGCGACACGCTGTCCGGAACCGACCGCGTCCTGGCCGCCATGAACGGTACGGAGACGCGCCTGGTTCTTGTCAGCTCGATCACGGTCTACGACACGATGGCATTGAAGCTGGGCGACACCCTGACCGAGACCAGCCCGTTGGAACGCGCGGACACGGCGCGCGACGCCTACACTGCCGCCAAGCTGCAGCAAGAGGAGATGGTGCGTGCATCGCGCCGCCCGGCTTGGCTTATCCGACCCGGAGCGGTCTGGGGTCCGGGGCGCACCTGGCATGCCTTGATGGGCTTCTGGGTGTCCCGCCTTTTCGTGCGGATCGGCGGCGAGGATGGTGAATTGCCATTGGTCCATGTCGATCACTTGGCGGAAATGCTGGTTCAGGCGGCCCTGACCGATCCCCGAGGCGTGACCGCGCTGAACGCGGTTGACGACGACCGGCCCAGCCGCGCGCGATTTGTCCGCGCGCATCGCAGGGCCACAGGATGGCCGCGGCTGGTTCTGCCGATCGGCTACGGCTTCTGGATGGCGATGACGGCAGTGCTGTCGCCCATTGCCCGCCATCTGCCCGGTCTGTTCCAGGTTCCCATTGCCCGCGCTCGCCTGATGCCATTGCACTACCCGAACACCGCTTTGCGCGCCGCACTGGGTGGCGCCGATCGGGCCGATTTCGAGACGGTTCTCGCGCAAAGCGTGGGGGACCACCGGTGA
- a CDS encoding Gfo/Idh/MocA family protein, which produces MTGVISLLGCGFVADLYLRSLSVMPGLRVAAVWDRDPTRLAAFCSYWNLPAAASLDALIASTPPDGLVLNLTNPAEHFATTKACLDAGRHVYSEKPLAMALEQARSLHRLADTNGLTLATAPCSVLGEAAQTMAAALRKNVAGTPRLIYAELDDGFIPQAAYRKWRSESGAPWPYEDEFRTGCTLEHAGYYLGWLIAWFGSVRTVVAASAETLPEKEGTGPFAPDVSVATLFLDNGPLVRLTCSIVAPHDHTIRVIGDKGVLSCDAAWNNSAKVRFAERFSLRRRLFESPWKRRVKLSGPTHPKVGRWGAAAMNFLLGPAEVLDAIATGRSSRLGGDYALHLTEVTLAIQNAGETAGAQTMTTRCAPMDPMPWAT; this is translated from the coding sequence ATGACCGGTGTCATCAGCCTGCTGGGTTGCGGCTTCGTTGCGGATCTGTACTTGCGGTCGCTTTCGGTGATGCCCGGGCTTCGCGTCGCTGCGGTCTGGGACCGCGACCCAACGCGCCTGGCCGCCTTTTGCAGCTATTGGAACTTGCCCGCAGCCGCATCGCTGGATGCGCTGATCGCGTCGACACCGCCGGACGGTTTGGTGTTGAACCTGACCAATCCCGCAGAGCATTTCGCAACCACCAAGGCATGCCTGGACGCCGGTCGGCATGTCTATTCGGAAAAGCCGCTGGCAATGGCACTGGAACAGGCGCGCAGCCTTCACCGTTTGGCCGACACCAATGGCTTGACGCTGGCAACCGCGCCCTGCTCGGTTCTGGGAGAAGCGGCCCAGACGATGGCCGCGGCTTTGCGCAAGAACGTTGCTGGCACGCCGCGGTTGATCTACGCCGAACTGGATGACGGTTTCATACCGCAGGCGGCCTATCGCAAATGGCGCAGCGAAAGCGGCGCGCCGTGGCCTTACGAGGACGAGTTCCGCACCGGCTGCACCCTGGAACATGCCGGCTACTACCTGGGGTGGCTGATCGCCTGGTTCGGCTCGGTACGGACGGTGGTCGCCGCATCGGCCGAAACCCTGCCCGAAAAGGAAGGCACGGGCCCGTTTGCCCCCGACGTTTCGGTGGCAACGCTGTTCCTCGACAACGGCCCCCTGGTGCGGTTGACGTGCTCGATCGTCGCACCCCATGACCACACGATCCGGGTGATCGGCGACAAAGGTGTTTTGTCGTGCGACGCAGCGTGGAACAACTCTGCGAAAGTCCGGTTCGCCGAGCGCTTTTCCCTGCGACGCCGCCTGTTCGAGTCGCCGTGGAAACGCCGGGTGAAACTGTCGGGCCCGACGCACCCGAAAGTCGGCCGCTGGGGAGCCGCAGCAATGAACTTTCTCTTGGGACCCGCCGAGGTACTGGATGCGATCGCGACCGGCCGGTCGTCGCGACTGGGCGGCGACTATGCGCTGCATCTGACCGAGGTGACGCTCGCGATCCAGAACGCAGGCGAGACTGCGGGCGCTCAGACCATGACCACGCGCTGCGCGCCGATGGACCCGATGCCATGGGCGACGTGA
- a CDS encoding WecB/TagA/CpsF family glycosyltransferase → MQFSIADQIIAVNVPSWAALEARVAERLARKRGFALATINLDHIVKLRRSSAFRAAYAQQDLVCADGNPVVWMSRIAGRPVALIPGSDAILPLARIAAKQGVRLGLVGSTEPVLRAAKSYLEREIRDLEVALTVAPPMGFDPEGDEARAIHARLADAGVGLCFVALGAPKQEIFAALGRREAPQIGYASIGAGLDFFAGTQQRAPLWVRRMALEWLWRAASAPRRLGPRYLECLAILPGQLVQAFWLRMRSDRI, encoded by the coding sequence ATGCAGTTCTCGATTGCCGATCAGATCATCGCCGTGAACGTACCATCCTGGGCCGCGCTAGAGGCGCGTGTCGCAGAGCGGTTGGCGCGCAAACGCGGTTTCGCCCTGGCCACAATCAATCTCGATCACATCGTCAAACTGCGCCGTTCGAGTGCATTTCGCGCCGCATACGCACAACAGGATCTGGTCTGTGCCGATGGCAATCCGGTCGTGTGGATGTCGCGCATTGCGGGCCGCCCCGTCGCGCTGATCCCCGGCTCTGATGCGATCCTGCCGCTGGCACGGATCGCGGCCAAGCAGGGCGTCAGGCTGGGCCTTGTGGGAAGCACCGAACCCGTGCTGCGAGCGGCAAAAAGCTATCTCGAACGCGAGATCCGCGATCTTGAGGTCGCGCTGACGGTCGCGCCGCCGATGGGGTTCGACCCAGAGGGCGACGAAGCGCGCGCGATCCATGCACGGCTGGCCGATGCCGGAGTGGGTCTGTGTTTCGTTGCGCTGGGTGCGCCCAAGCAAGAGATTTTTGCCGCCCTCGGTCGGCGCGAGGCGCCGCAGATCGGTTATGCCTCGATCGGGGCCGGGCTGGATTTCTTCGCTGGAACCCAGCAGCGAGCGCCGCTGTGGGTGCGCCGGATGGCTCTGGAATGGCTGTGGCGCGCGGCAAGTGCGCCGCGACGGCTGGGTCCGCGCTACCTGGAATGCCTCGCGATCCTGCCCGGTCAGTTGGTGCAGGCGTTTTGGTTGCGGATGCGGTCCGATCGGATCTAG
- a CDS encoding SDR family oxidoreductase, protein MTRLTPQDGIAAVTGAGSGLGRALTLRLAAQGFRVAAIGRRRAALEETASMAAAGQVVPVPLDIGKTAEVTGVFDTIQAEIGPIALLINNAAQYPRRDFLEETADSFMATVAVNLGGVVACSRAVLDGMTERGRGRILNVSTFADLHPLPSSSAYSVSKGAARILTRALVADLADRFPDIVIGDWMPGMLKTEMGIPDGLEPETAARWGVELALRCDPALSGTLFEMDTEVLPPRGMKGRLKDVLLMRRRKPRRL, encoded by the coding sequence ATGACGCGACTGACCCCACAGGACGGTATCGCGGCGGTTACCGGGGCCGGGTCGGGTCTTGGCCGCGCCTTGACGCTTCGGCTGGCGGCGCAGGGTTTTCGCGTGGCCGCGATCGGACGCCGCCGCGCCGCGCTGGAAGAAACCGCAAGCATGGCCGCGGCTGGACAGGTCGTTCCAGTGCCGCTCGACATTGGCAAGACCGCCGAGGTGACAGGCGTTTTCGACACGATCCAGGCGGAAATCGGGCCGATCGCGCTGCTGATCAACAATGCAGCACAATATCCGCGCCGCGATTTTCTCGAAGAAACCGCAGACAGCTTCATGGCCACGGTCGCCGTCAACCTGGGCGGCGTCGTGGCGTGTTCACGCGCCGTTCTCGACGGGATGACTGAACGCGGACGCGGGCGCATCCTGAACGTGTCGACCTTTGCCGATCTGCATCCGCTGCCATCCTCTTCGGCCTATTCGGTGTCGAAAGGTGCCGCGCGCATCCTGACCCGTGCCCTGGTTGCCGACCTCGCCGACCGGTTCCCGGACATCGTGATCGGCGACTGGATGCCGGGGATGTTGAAAACAGAGATGGGCATCCCCGACGGGCTCGAGCCGGAAACAGCGGCGCGATGGGGCGTCGAACTGGCGCTGCGCTGCGATCCTGCCCTCAGCGGAACGCTGTTCGAGATGGACACCGAGGTGCTGCCACCGCGCGGCATGAAGGGCCGTCTGAAAGACGTGCTGCTGATGCGCCGCCGCAAGCCGCGCAGGCTCTAG
- a CDS encoding GMC oxidoreductase, translated as MTNEDWDVIVIGTGIGGGTVGRALSEAGQKVLFVERGSAGRRRETHGLSEISVPEARRTRGLWPDKLHVTLDGADSAFYAPLGAGLGGSSVFYAATLERPERHDLDDLPDHPHPTGGWPVGFDAFLPHFDAAARLYRVYGTPDPLSTEHSLPLRDPPRLTATESALMDSLTASGLHPYHAHTAIERVPGCRNCLGTKCPETCKMDGRSAGVEPALATGNATLMTDTQALRLLGRADRVEGIEIRRGGETRVLRAKRYVLAAGALGSPRLLLASASEAWPMGAANRSGLVGRNLMFHVNEMFALWPRRGTPDDGPTKAISLRDFYHRHGQRLGTVQAMGIRASYGETVFYLSRMIDRSWLKHTPGTRQAVRAVAAASQLLFGHAQIFVGLMEDLPYPENRVQYDATQPDKLAVTYTIHKELHDRRRAFRKAIGRALRGHRHLMLSLAPELNYGHPCGTLRFGHDPDASVLDAHCRAHDLTNLWVADASFLPSSMGVNPSLTIAANALRVADAIKRSSGT; from the coding sequence ATGACCAACGAGGACTGGGACGTGATCGTCATCGGCACCGGGATCGGTGGCGGCACGGTCGGTCGCGCGTTGTCCGAAGCCGGTCAAAAGGTTCTGTTCGTCGAACGCGGTTCCGCCGGGCGACGACGCGAAACACATGGCTTGTCCGAGATTTCCGTGCCCGAGGCGCGACGCACGCGCGGTCTGTGGCCCGACAAGTTGCATGTCACGCTCGACGGAGCCGACAGCGCTTTCTACGCGCCGCTTGGCGCCGGGCTGGGCGGGTCATCGGTGTTCTACGCCGCCACGCTGGAACGGCCCGAACGCCACGATCTGGACGATCTTCCCGACCACCCGCACCCGACAGGCGGCTGGCCCGTTGGCTTCGATGCGTTCCTGCCGCATTTCGATGCCGCGGCCCGACTGTACCGGGTTTACGGCACACCCGATCCGCTGAGTACCGAGCACAGCTTGCCCTTGCGCGATCCGCCCCGGCTGACCGCGACCGAGTCCGCTTTGATGGACAGCCTTACCGCCAGCGGGCTGCATCCCTATCATGCCCATACCGCCATCGAACGCGTCCCCGGCTGTCGCAACTGTCTGGGCACCAAATGCCCCGAAACCTGCAAGATGGACGGCCGGTCCGCGGGGGTGGAACCGGCACTGGCCACCGGCAACGCGACGCTGATGACCGATACCCAAGCCTTGCGCCTGCTGGGGCGGGCCGACCGGGTCGAGGGCATCGAGATCCGGCGCGGCGGCGAAACGCGGGTCTTGCGGGCAAAGCGCTATGTGCTGGCCGCCGGCGCGCTTGGTTCACCGCGACTTCTGTTGGCCTCGGCCAGCGAAGCGTGGCCCATGGGGGCGGCAAACAGGTCCGGCCTGGTGGGGCGGAACCTGATGTTTCACGTAAACGAGATGTTTGCCCTGTGGCCGAGGCGCGGCACGCCGGACGACGGACCGACCAAGGCGATCTCGCTGCGCGATTTCTACCACCGGCACGGTCAGCGGCTGGGCACCGTGCAGGCCATGGGTATCCGCGCCTCGTACGGCGAAACGGTGTTCTATCTATCGCGGATGATCGACCGAAGCTGGCTGAAACACACGCCGGGCACGCGTCAGGCTGTTCGCGCGGTCGCCGCCGCCTCGCAGCTGTTGTTCGGTCATGCCCAAATCTTCGTGGGTCTGATGGAAGACCTGCCCTACCCGGAGAACCGGGTGCAATACGACGCTACACAACCCGACAAGCTGGCAGTCACCTACACCATCCACAAGGAACTGCATGACCGCCGCCGTGCCTTTCGCAAGGCGATCGGTCGCGCGCTGCGCGGTCACCGGCACCTGATGCTGAGCCTCGCGCCGGAGTTGAACTATGGCCATCCTTGCGGCACCTTGCGCTTTGGTCACGACCCCGACGCTTCGGTTCTGGACGCGCATTGCCGGGCGCATGATCTGACCAACCTCTGGGTGGCTGACGCGTCGTTCTTGCCCAGCTCGATGGGCGTCAATCCCAGCCTGACCATCGCGGCCAACGCCTTGCGGGTGGCGGACGCCATCAAACGGAGCAGCGGGACATGA
- a CDS encoding acyltransferase family protein, whose translation MAREATPYITADTHAPLPYRSDIDGLRAFAVLSVVLYHFGLPLRGGFVGVDIFFVISGFLIGGILWREYDQTGRIWLRHFYARRIRRLAPAYFVMALVTTAFSWLLLLPFEFREYGKSLIAATVYLSNVYFYRGAGYFDSASDEKPLLHTWSLAVEEQFYIFLPLFILFLARWRSGLLSGLVLVWVVSLGACVILTPSQPTAAFYLFPLRAWELLSGVLLAIWGYETGQRWRGADILSWSGIGLLVFSVAAIPAGPLFPGLLAILPVAGTVLLLANGAADNPVNRALCHPVSVFFGLISYSLYLWHWPIFVLSGYLQGNHGNPSWSLIWIAASVGIAWLSWRFVEQPVRRSRTLTGGIAFAGTAAATAVLLSLGAILYTQDGLPGRFGAEARTHIAASGDFLQDWSRCHVPGSGPLMGLDVCPIGPEGPPRVAIWGDSHVRAFREGLDRAAWDSGTPGITLWRAGCPPLVGVRKTESAATPAQDTACTQANTQIAQSFSRIDSLDTILLIGRWSYYATGSGTGLDAHNRIALHPLTSIPAQGTLQAEIAEQAAKDTVSALRQRFDTIAVLRQPPEIARYDSRRAAREAAHAGWPLAALPTTASSISLAGARTRAAAGDGIWADLADTGDIIWIDPWPAFCDDSACHAVIDGIGQYFDNNHVTNTAALRLKDLFAATFGQMLRQPTNAEQDDRG comes from the coding sequence ATGGCCCGCGAAGCCACGCCATACATTACGGCTGACACGCATGCGCCGCTGCCGTACCGCAGCGACATCGACGGCTTGCGTGCCTTCGCGGTTCTGTCCGTCGTTCTTTACCATTTCGGCCTGCCGTTGCGGGGCGGGTTCGTTGGTGTCGATATCTTTTTCGTCATTTCGGGGTTCCTGATCGGAGGCATCCTTTGGCGCGAATACGACCAGACCGGCCGGATCTGGCTGAGGCATTTCTACGCCCGGCGCATTCGTCGCCTCGCGCCCGCCTACTTCGTCATGGCGTTGGTTACGACCGCCTTCAGCTGGCTTCTGCTGCTGCCGTTCGAGTTCCGCGAATATGGCAAGTCGCTGATCGCGGCGACGGTGTATCTGTCCAACGTCTACTTCTACCGGGGCGCCGGCTATTTCGACAGCGCGTCCGACGAAAAGCCGCTTTTGCACACCTGGTCGCTGGCGGTCGAAGAACAGTTCTACATCTTCCTGCCGCTGTTCATTCTGTTCCTGGCACGCTGGCGCAGCGGCCTGCTGAGCGGTCTGGTACTGGTTTGGGTTGTCTCGCTGGGTGCCTGCGTGATCCTGACGCCGTCGCAGCCGACCGCCGCGTTCTACCTGTTTCCATTGCGCGCGTGGGAGCTTCTGTCGGGCGTTCTCCTGGCGATCTGGGGCTACGAGACGGGGCAGCGCTGGCGGGGAGCGGATATCCTGAGCTGGTCGGGCATCGGGCTGTTGGTGTTTTCGGTCGCCGCCATCCCGGCCGGACCGCTGTTCCCCGGTTTGCTCGCAATTCTGCCGGTCGCGGGCACGGTGCTGCTGTTGGCGAACGGCGCCGCTGACAACCCGGTCAACAGGGCCTTGTGTCACCCGGTTTCGGTTTTCTTCGGGCTGATTTCGTATTCGCTTTACCTCTGGCACTGGCCGATCTTCGTGTTGTCCGGCTACCTTCAGGGCAACCACGGAAACCCGTCCTGGTCCTTGATCTGGATTGCGGCATCGGTGGGCATCGCCTGGCTGTCCTGGCGGTTCGTTGAACAGCCGGTGCGCCGGTCGCGCACGCTGACTGGCGGGATCGCCTTTGCGGGAACCGCCGCGGCAACGGCGGTTCTTCTTTCACTGGGTGCGATTTTGTACACGCAGGACGGATTGCCCGGTCGTTTCGGTGCCGAGGCCCGGACCCATATCGCCGCTTCGGGTGATTTCCTGCAGGATTGGAGCCGATGCCATGTTCCCGGCAGCGGCCCGCTCATGGGCCTCGATGTCTGTCCGATCGGCCCCGAAGGGCCGCCGCGCGTGGCGATCTGGGGCGACAGTCACGTCCGCGCCTTCCGCGAAGGTCTGGATCGCGCTGCCTGGGACAGTGGCACGCCGGGCATCACCCTCTGGCGCGCCGGCTGTCCGCCTCTTGTCGGCGTCCGTAAGACCGAAAGCGCCGCCACACCCGCTCAGGACACGGCATGCACGCAGGCGAACACGCAAATCGCGCAAAGCTTTTCGCGCATCGACAGCCTCGACACCATTCTGCTGATCGGCCGGTGGAGCTATTATGCGACCGGATCGGGCACCGGACTGGATGCTCACAACCGCATTGCCTTGCACCCGCTGACCTCGATTCCCGCGCAAGGGACATTACAGGCCGAGATCGCGGAGCAGGCCGCGAAAGACACCGTGTCAGCGCTTCGACAGCGCTTCGACACCATCGCCGTTCTGCGCCAACCGCCCGAAATCGCGCGGTACGACAGCCGCCGCGCCGCGCGCGAAGCGGCTCATGCGGGCTGGCCGCTGGCCGCCCTGCCAACCACCGCGTCTTCGATTTCGCTTGCCGGCGCACGAACCCGCGCCGCAGCCGGCGACGGCATCTGGGCCGACTTGGCCGATACCGGCGACATCATCTGGATCGATCCCTGGCCGGCCTTCTGCGATGACAGCGCCTGTCATGCCGTCATCGATGGCATCGGACAGTATTTCGACAACAACCACGTTACGAATACTGCCGCCCTGCGCCTCAAAGACCTGTTCGCCGCGACGTTCGGACAGATGCTGCGACAACCGACGAACGCCGAACAGGACGACCGCGGATGA
- a CDS encoding serine O-acetyltransferase, giving the protein MENNISASEPDWSRETVSRFWDPGKKLIRAVRRYQAARDVKGPLGWVTRKYWVLNHLWWSTICQTELHLNTVVGGGLRLTHPTGIIIHPDARIGVNCMIFHQVTLAGPVVLGGHVDVGAGAKLIGPLTVGDHAVIGANAVVTGDVPAGATVAGIPAKVIAQHSID; this is encoded by the coding sequence GTGGAAAACAACATATCGGCCAGCGAACCCGATTGGTCGCGCGAGACGGTTTCTCGCTTCTGGGATCCCGGAAAGAAACTCATCCGTGCGGTGCGCCGCTACCAGGCGGCGCGCGACGTCAAGGGGCCGCTTGGCTGGGTGACCCGCAAATACTGGGTGCTGAACCATCTTTGGTGGTCGACGATCTGCCAGACGGAACTGCATCTGAACACCGTGGTCGGCGGCGGGCTGAGACTGACCCATCCAACCGGGATCATCATCCACCCGGATGCGCGGATCGGCGTGAATTGCATGATCTTTCACCAGGTGACGCTGGCCGGGCCCGTTGTGCTGGGTGGGCATGTCGATGTCGGCGCCGGCGCAAAGCTGATCGGGCCGCTGACGGTGGGCGACCACGCGGTTATCGGCGCCAACGCGGTCGTCACCGGGGATGTTCCGGCTGGTGCAACGGTTGCCGGCATTCCGGCGAAGGTGATCGCGCAGCACAGCATCGACTGA